In one window of Vicia villosa cultivar HV-30 ecotype Madison, WI unplaced genomic scaffold, Vvil1.0 ctg.002934F_1_1, whole genome shotgun sequence DNA:
- the LOC131640092 gene encoding probable arabinose 5-phosphate isomerase translates to MGSLPAFPNGYPPKQRITTLIDETTLADLFKSQQNHLNFFFNRIDHSQTLAFTRTLLNASGTVFFTGVGKSGFVAHKISQTLVSLGIRSAFLSPVDALHGDIGILTDRDVLVLLSKSGATEELIRLVPCARAKGTRLIAVTSVEGNALSAVCDMTVHLPLERELCPFNLAPVTSTAIQMVFGDTVAIALMAARNLTKDEYAANHPAGKIGKSLIFKVRDVMKKDEELPICRESDLIMDQLVELTSKGCGCLLVIDDDRRLIGTFTDGDLRRTLKASGEGIFKLTVGKMCNRNPRTIGPDAMAVDAMKKMEAPPSPVQFLPVIDDDNIVIGIVTLHGLVSAGL, encoded by the exons atGGGTTCTCTACCGGCATTTCCAAACGGTTATCCTCCGAAACAAAGAATCACCACCCTAATTGACGAAACTACCCTCGCCGATCTCTTCAAATCCCAGCAAAACCACCTCAACTTCTTCTTCAACCGCATCGACCATTCCCAAACCCTAGCCTTCACACGCACTCTCCTCAACGCCTCCGGCACCGTCTTCTTCACCGGCGTCGGTAAATCCGGCTTCGTCGCACATAAAATCTCTCAAACACTCGTCTCCCTCGGCATCCGTTCTGCTTTCCTGTCCCCCGTCGATGCTCTGCACGGCGACATCGGAATCCTCACCGATCGCGATGTGCTCGTTCTTTTGAGCAAATCCGGTGCTACCGAGGAACTTATTCGCCTTGTTCCATGCGCTAGAGCGAAAGGTACGCGTCTCATTGCTGTGACGTCCGTTGAAGGGAACGCGCTTTCGGCGGTGTGTGACATGACCGTGCATTTGCCGTTGGAGAGGGAGCTTTGTCCGTTTAACCTTGCGCCTGTTACTTCCACTGCGATTCAAATGGTTTTTGGTGATACGGTGGCGATTGCTCTCATGGCTGCACGGAATCTCACCAAGGATGAGTACGCTGCTAACCATCCCGCTGGGAAAATCGGCAAGAGCCTCATCTTTAAG GTAAGAGATGTGATGAAGAAAGACGAGGAGCTTCCTATTTGCAGGGAATCAGATTTGATTATGGATCAGCTTGTGGAGCTTACGAGTAAAGGATGTGGATGCCTTCTTGTTATTGACGATGATCGCCGTCTGATTGGGACATTTACTGATGGTGATCTGCGTCGTACCCTCAAAGCTAGTGGGGAAGGCATTTTCAAACTCACTGTAGGGAAAATGTGCAACAG GAATCCAAGAACTATTGGTCCAGATGCAATGGCAGTGGATGCAATGAAGAAGATGGAAGCCCCTCCATCACCAGTCCAATTCTTGCCTGTGATAGATGATGACAATATTGTGATTGGGATTGTTACGTTGCATGGTTTGGTTTCAGCTGGTCTGTGA